The Orcinus orca chromosome 4, mOrcOrc1.1, whole genome shotgun sequence genome includes a region encoding these proteins:
- the NOCT gene encoding nocturnin isoform X2, translating to MGSGTSRLYSALTKTLDGSSASQHPAYLVAPDPEHLEPIDPKELLEECRAVLHTRPPRFQRGFVDLRADGPSSSHTPIRVMQWNILAQALGEGKDNFVQCPLEALKWEERKCLILEEILAYQPDILCLQEVDHYFDTFHPLLSRLGYQGTFFPKPWSPCLDVEHNNGPDGCALFFLQNRFKLVNSANIRLTAMTLKTNQVAIAQTLECKESSRQFCIAVTHLKARTGWERFRSAQGCDLLQNLQSITQGAKIPLIVCGDFNAEPTEEVYRHFASSSLNLNSAYKLLSADGQSEPPYTTWKIRTSGECRHTLDYIWYSKHALSVRSALDLLTEEQIGPNRLPSFNYPSDHLSLVCDFSFNEER from the exons ATGGGAAGCGGCACGAGCCGGCTCTACAGCGCTCTCACCAAGACCCTGGACGGCAGCTCCGCCTCCCAGCACCCAGCGTATCTGGTGGCCCCCGACCCGGAACACCTGGAGCCCATTGACCCCAAAGAGCTCCTTGAGGAGTGCAGGGCCGTCCTGCACACGCGGCCTCCCCGCTTCCAGCGGGGTTTCGTGGATCTGAGGGCCGATGGCCCCAGTAGTAGCCACACACCCATCCGGGTCATGCAGTGGAACATCCTTGCCCAAG ctcttgGAGAAGGCAAAGACAACTTTGTACAGTGCCCTCTTGAAGCACTCAAGTGGGAAGAGAGGAAATGTCTCATCCTGGAAGAAATCCTAGCCTACCAGCCCGATATACTGTGCCTCCAAGAGGTGGACCACTACTTCGACACCTTCCACCCCCTCCTCAGTAGACTGGGCTATCAGGGCACGTTTTTCCCCAAGCCCTGGTCACCTTGTCTGGATGTGGAACACAACAACGGACCAGATGGCTGTGCCTTGTTTTTCCTCCAGAACCGATTCAAGCTAGTCAACAGTGCCAACATCAGGCTGACGGCCATGACGTTGAAAACCAACCAGGTGGCCATTGCCCAGACCCTAGAGTGCAAGGAGTCCAGCCGACAGTTCTGCATCGCCGTCACCCACCTGAAGGCTCGCACTGGCTGGGAGCGATTTCGATCGGCTCAAGGCTGTGACCTTCTCCAGAACCTGCAGAGCATCACCCAGGGAGCCAAGATTCCCCTCATCGTTTGCGGGGACTTCAACGCAGAGCCGACAGAGGAGGTCTACAGACACTTCGCCTCCTCCAGCCTCAACCTGAACAGCGCCTACAAGCTGCTGAGCGCGGACGGGCAGTCGGAACCGCCGTACACGACCTGGAAGATCCGGACCTCGGGCGAGTGCCGCCACACTCTGGACTACATCTGGTATTCCAAGCACGCGCTCAGCGTGAGGTCGGCCCTGGATCTGCTCACGGAGGAGCAGATTGGACCCAACCGCCTGCCGTCCTTCAATTACCCTTCAGACCACCTGTCCCTAGTGTGCGACTTCAGCTTTAACGAGGAGCGTTGA